One part of the Paramormyrops kingsleyae isolate MSU_618 chromosome 2, PKINGS_0.4, whole genome shotgun sequence genome encodes these proteins:
- the LOC140587626 gene encoding uncharacterized protein isoform X1 has product MIVSVVCYLGICYALFTFLYTEMGDMDQSSISDAITKVLPDLAPSVLDIVVETLQSMGVATTEDFDYIQETDLLSVLRPIQARKLVAAWKKNSQSTEIHIQSPLSSPASSASSSISLSPLPSRLHTVSDWVDSFQISWNHFPEALMQCLERGKRPAPKLRREMIRIVASEMMRASASPSKQASTEVAKKLIAKYPQSLQDVIEGDVVGSGYHSLVKQLQARIENVKRSSTPTIKKRKQCSDEYETDEVPAEKRVAVQDTYGCVKWDMKFMPVTETAESQKVKKEKLKKLQETNVSLDEVENLMKQTYYSQRKDINKGEDMQFLLEEWPFLFQEVGMAVHFHELTGVSLKETFLNSLEKKGKRLLDFMRNTCADKSKRVLQAVTKLKILRGQLEGCSEDMKDMVLLLLSYFDEKEENLFHHVEETCLGHEVQGETLPVTPCIIVCGSSCYSSSRFMLAVDHKVVNDNIPTFISAICLLFASYYCLNIHYPVDLCSTLEFLQRCFFNINPEKGTKVEKKNKKKQLSVNPRVLTLIADLSDHEWRETF; this is encoded by the exons ATGATTGTTTCTGTAGTCTGTTATTTGGGTATTTGTTATGCTTTATTTACTTTCTTATATACAGAAATGGGTGATATGGACCAAAGCAGCATAAGTGATGCCATCACAAAGGTGTTGCCAGACCTTGCACCTTCAGTTCTTGATATTGTTGTGGAGACACTACAGTCAATGGGTGTAGCAACCACTGAAGATTTTGACTATATCCAGGAGACTGATTTGCTGTCAGTTCTTAGACCGATACAAGCAAGAAAATTGGTGGCtgcatggaaaaaaaact cACAAAGTACTGAAATTCACATCCAGTCACCATTATCCTCTCCTGCCTCATCAGCAAGCTCCTCGATCTCTCTCTCACCTTTGCCCAGCCGACTGCATACTGTTTCAGATTGGGTTGACAGTTTCCAGATTTCATGGAATCACTTTCCAGAAGCTTTGATGCAGTGTTTGGAGAGGGGGAAGAGGCCAGCACCAAAGTTAAGAAGAGAAATGATCCGTATTGTTGCATCTGAAATGATGCGTGCAAGTGCATCTCCCAGTAAACAAGCTTCAACTGAAGTAGCCAAAAAACTGATTGCCAAGTATCCACAATCACTGCAAGATGTTATAGAAGGTGATGTGGTGGGATCAGGATATCATTCACTGGTCAAGCAGTTACAAGCAAGAATAGAAAATGTTAAGCGGTCTTCAACACCTACAATAAAGAAGCGCAAGCAGTGTTCAGATGAATATGAAACAGATGAAGTCCCAGCTGAAAAAAGAGTTGCTGTTCAGGACACATATGGTTGCGTTAAGTGGGACATGAAATTCATGCCAGTGACTGAGACAGCAGAAAGTCAAAaggtgaaaaaagaaaaattgaagAAGCTTCAAGAGACCAATGTCAGCCTAGATGAGGTAGAAAATCTAATGAAGCAAACTTACTATTCTCAGCGAAAGGATATAAACAAAGGAGAAGACATGCAATTCCTGTTGGAGGAATGGCCTTTCTTGTTCCAGGAGGTCGGAATGGCAGTTCACTTCCACGAGCTCACTGGGGTGTCACTGAAAGAGACCTTCCTTAACAGTCTGGAGAAAAAGGGAAAACGGCTGCTGGACTTTATGCGAAACACTTGTGCTGATAAGAGCAAAAGAGTTTTGCAGGCTGtcacaaaactaaaaatactCAGAGGACAGTTGGAAGGCTGCTCAGAGGATATGAAGGATATGGTCCTCCTTCTGCTGTCCTATTTTGATGAAAAGGAGGAGAATCTATTCCATCATGTTGAAGAAACATGTCTGGGACATGAGGTTCAAGGGGAAACCCTGCCAGTAACTCCATGTATCATTGTGTGTG GATCTTCTTGCTATTCTTCAAGCCGATTCATGCTTGCTGTAGACCATAAAGTTGTAAATGACAATATTCCCACCTTCATTTCTGCCATCTGTTTATTGTTTGCAAGTTACTACTGCCTCAATATTCACTATCCTGTGGATCTTTGCTCAACACTCGAATTTCTTCAGAg
- the LOC140587626 gene encoding uncharacterized protein isoform X3 — protein MIVSVVCYLGICYALFTFLYTEMGDMDQSSISDAITKVLPDLAPSVLDIVVETLQSMGVATTEDFDYIQETDLLSVLRPIQARKLVAAWKKNSQSTEIHIQSPLSSPASSASSSISLSPLPSRLHTVSDWVDSFQISWNHFPEALMQCLERGKRPAPKLRREMIRIVASEMMRASASPSKQASTEVAKKLIAKYPQSLQDVIEGDVVGSGYHSLVKQLQARIENVKRSSTPTIKKRKQCSDEYETDEVPAEKRVAVQDTYGCVKWDMKFMPVTETAESQKVKKEKLKKLQETNVSLDEVENLMKQTYYSQRKDINKGEDMQFLLEEWPFLFQEVGMAVHFHELTGVSLKETFLNSLEKKGKRLLDFMRNTCADKSKRVLQAVTKLKILRGQLEGCSEDMKDMVLLLLSYFDEKEENLFHHVEETCLGHEVQGETLPVTPCIIVCGSSCYSSSRFMLAVDHKVVNDNIPTFISAICLLFASYYCLNIHYPVDLCSTLEFLQR, from the exons ATGATTGTTTCTGTAGTCTGTTATTTGGGTATTTGTTATGCTTTATTTACTTTCTTATATACAGAAATGGGTGATATGGACCAAAGCAGCATAAGTGATGCCATCACAAAGGTGTTGCCAGACCTTGCACCTTCAGTTCTTGATATTGTTGTGGAGACACTACAGTCAATGGGTGTAGCAACCACTGAAGATTTTGACTATATCCAGGAGACTGATTTGCTGTCAGTTCTTAGACCGATACAAGCAAGAAAATTGGTGGCtgcatggaaaaaaaact cACAAAGTACTGAAATTCACATCCAGTCACCATTATCCTCTCCTGCCTCATCAGCAAGCTCCTCGATCTCTCTCTCACCTTTGCCCAGCCGACTGCATACTGTTTCAGATTGGGTTGACAGTTTCCAGATTTCATGGAATCACTTTCCAGAAGCTTTGATGCAGTGTTTGGAGAGGGGGAAGAGGCCAGCACCAAAGTTAAGAAGAGAAATGATCCGTATTGTTGCATCTGAAATGATGCGTGCAAGTGCATCTCCCAGTAAACAAGCTTCAACTGAAGTAGCCAAAAAACTGATTGCCAAGTATCCACAATCACTGCAAGATGTTATAGAAGGTGATGTGGTGGGATCAGGATATCATTCACTGGTCAAGCAGTTACAAGCAAGAATAGAAAATGTTAAGCGGTCTTCAACACCTACAATAAAGAAGCGCAAGCAGTGTTCAGATGAATATGAAACAGATGAAGTCCCAGCTGAAAAAAGAGTTGCTGTTCAGGACACATATGGTTGCGTTAAGTGGGACATGAAATTCATGCCAGTGACTGAGACAGCAGAAAGTCAAAaggtgaaaaaagaaaaattgaagAAGCTTCAAGAGACCAATGTCAGCCTAGATGAGGTAGAAAATCTAATGAAGCAAACTTACTATTCTCAGCGAAAGGATATAAACAAAGGAGAAGACATGCAATTCCTGTTGGAGGAATGGCCTTTCTTGTTCCAGGAGGTCGGAATGGCAGTTCACTTCCACGAGCTCACTGGGGTGTCACTGAAAGAGACCTTCCTTAACAGTCTGGAGAAAAAGGGAAAACGGCTGCTGGACTTTATGCGAAACACTTGTGCTGATAAGAGCAAAAGAGTTTTGCAGGCTGtcacaaaactaaaaatactCAGAGGACAGTTGGAAGGCTGCTCAGAGGATATGAAGGATATGGTCCTCCTTCTGCTGTCCTATTTTGATGAAAAGGAGGAGAATCTATTCCATCATGTTGAAGAAACATGTCTGGGACATGAGGTTCAAGGGGAAACCCTGCCAGTAACTCCATGTATCATTGTGTGTG GATCTTCTTGCTATTCTTCAAGCCGATTCATGCTTGCTGTAGACCATAAAGTTGTAAATGACAATATTCCCACCTTCATTTCTGCCATCTGTTTATTGTTTGCAAGTTACTACTGCCTCAATATTCACTATCCTGTGGATCTTTGCTCAACACTCGAATTTCTTCAGAggtga
- the LOC140587626 gene encoding uncharacterized protein isoform X2, with translation MGDMDQSSISDAITKVLPDLAPSVLDIVVETLQSMGVATTEDFDYIQETDLLSVLRPIQARKLVAAWKKNSQSTEIHIQSPLSSPASSASSSISLSPLPSRLHTVSDWVDSFQISWNHFPEALMQCLERGKRPAPKLRREMIRIVASEMMRASASPSKQASTEVAKKLIAKYPQSLQDVIEGDVVGSGYHSLVKQLQARIENVKRSSTPTIKKRKQCSDEYETDEVPAEKRVAVQDTYGCVKWDMKFMPVTETAESQKVKKEKLKKLQETNVSLDEVENLMKQTYYSQRKDINKGEDMQFLLEEWPFLFQEVGMAVHFHELTGVSLKETFLNSLEKKGKRLLDFMRNTCADKSKRVLQAVTKLKILRGQLEGCSEDMKDMVLLLLSYFDEKEENLFHHVEETCLGHEVQGETLPVTPCIIVCGSSCYSSSRFMLAVDHKVVNDNIPTFISAICLLFASYYCLNIHYPVDLCSTLEFLQRCFFNINPEKGTKVEKKNKKKQLSVNPRVLTLIADLSDHEWRETF, from the exons ATGGGTGATATGGACCAAAGCAGCATAAGTGATGCCATCACAAAGGTGTTGCCAGACCTTGCACCTTCAGTTCTTGATATTGTTGTGGAGACACTACAGTCAATGGGTGTAGCAACCACTGAAGATTTTGACTATATCCAGGAGACTGATTTGCTGTCAGTTCTTAGACCGATACAAGCAAGAAAATTGGTGGCtgcatggaaaaaaaact cACAAAGTACTGAAATTCACATCCAGTCACCATTATCCTCTCCTGCCTCATCAGCAAGCTCCTCGATCTCTCTCTCACCTTTGCCCAGCCGACTGCATACTGTTTCAGATTGGGTTGACAGTTTCCAGATTTCATGGAATCACTTTCCAGAAGCTTTGATGCAGTGTTTGGAGAGGGGGAAGAGGCCAGCACCAAAGTTAAGAAGAGAAATGATCCGTATTGTTGCATCTGAAATGATGCGTGCAAGTGCATCTCCCAGTAAACAAGCTTCAACTGAAGTAGCCAAAAAACTGATTGCCAAGTATCCACAATCACTGCAAGATGTTATAGAAGGTGATGTGGTGGGATCAGGATATCATTCACTGGTCAAGCAGTTACAAGCAAGAATAGAAAATGTTAAGCGGTCTTCAACACCTACAATAAAGAAGCGCAAGCAGTGTTCAGATGAATATGAAACAGATGAAGTCCCAGCTGAAAAAAGAGTTGCTGTTCAGGACACATATGGTTGCGTTAAGTGGGACATGAAATTCATGCCAGTGACTGAGACAGCAGAAAGTCAAAaggtgaaaaaagaaaaattgaagAAGCTTCAAGAGACCAATGTCAGCCTAGATGAGGTAGAAAATCTAATGAAGCAAACTTACTATTCTCAGCGAAAGGATATAAACAAAGGAGAAGACATGCAATTCCTGTTGGAGGAATGGCCTTTCTTGTTCCAGGAGGTCGGAATGGCAGTTCACTTCCACGAGCTCACTGGGGTGTCACTGAAAGAGACCTTCCTTAACAGTCTGGAGAAAAAGGGAAAACGGCTGCTGGACTTTATGCGAAACACTTGTGCTGATAAGAGCAAAAGAGTTTTGCAGGCTGtcacaaaactaaaaatactCAGAGGACAGTTGGAAGGCTGCTCAGAGGATATGAAGGATATGGTCCTCCTTCTGCTGTCCTATTTTGATGAAAAGGAGGAGAATCTATTCCATCATGTTGAAGAAACATGTCTGGGACATGAGGTTCAAGGGGAAACCCTGCCAGTAACTCCATGTATCATTGTGTGTG GATCTTCTTGCTATTCTTCAAGCCGATTCATGCTTGCTGTAGACCATAAAGTTGTAAATGACAATATTCCCACCTTCATTTCTGCCATCTGTTTATTGTTTGCAAGTTACTACTGCCTCAATATTCACTATCCTGTGGATCTTTGCTCAACACTCGAATTTCTTCAGAg